The DNA sequence GCGATTGAATATGACTACGTGGATCCGAGATCGCTGAACTCGCAACTGATGTTAAAGTCGATGCAAAATCTCTATCTGGCAGGGCAAATCAACGGTACCACAGGGTATGAAGAGGCAGCCGCACAAGGATTGGTGGCTGGGTTGAATGCGGCTCTTGCAGCTCGACACGAAGAACCGATCCACTTCAGCAGATCTAACAGCTATATCGGCGTTATGATCGACGACTTGACGACACGTGGTGTTGCAGAGCCCTATCGCATGTTTACATCTCGGGCTGAGTTTCGGCTGTCTTTGCGGGCAGACAACGCAGATCAACGCTTGACGGGTCTTGGACTCGAAATTGGGTGCGTTTCAGAAGAGCGAAAACGTCAATTCGTTGAAAAGATGGACGCTCTGCACGAAGCAACTATTGCGTTGAATTCAAGCGAATTCACCCCGAAACAGCTGACTGAATCTGGAATTTCTGTCAATCAAGATGGCAATAAAAGGACAGGGATGGCGGTCTTGGCTTTTCCCGATGTCAAGTTTGCTGACCTTCAAAACCTAATTCCTGAGTTGTCCCAGGTCGATGTTTCTATACAGAGACAAATAGAACGAGATGCCTTGTATGCGAACTACATTGCTCGCCAGAAGAATGACGTCGAAACACTAAGGAAGGAAGAGGATCTTCAGATTCCCGCTGATTTTTCCTACGATGTGTTAGAGGGGTTGTCCAATGAGCTTAAACAAAAGCTCAAGAGACATCAGCCCGGGAATTTGGCTCAAGCGGGTCGAATTGAAGGCATGACCCCAGCAGCTATGGCTCTGTTGTTCGCGCGACTGAAACGAATGCGGCGAGTGAAATCGGCATGAAGAAGGATGCCTTTGAGAGAGCGACCGGACTGAATGTTTCACGTGAAACATTTAAACGCCTGGAAACCTATGTAGCTCTGGTGAAGAAGTGGAATCCCGCGATCAATGTGGTGTCTCGCAAGAGCTTGGATGATATCTGGCCTAGGCATATCGTGGATTCTGTTCAGTTGTTCACTTGCATAGAAACTTCAAAATCTTGGTTGGATCTAGGGAGTGGCGGCGGCTTCCCTGGCGCTGTGATCTCTATTCTTGCCAATGAGTTTTCTGCGGATACGTCAGTTACTCTGGTGGAAAGCGATCAGAGGAAATCCGCTTTTCTAAGGAATGTTTCACGTGAAACATCGTCTGACTTTAGGGTAATTAGTAAGCGAATCGAGCAAGTTGAACCGCAACATGCAGATGTGATTTCAGCGAGGGCGCTCACAAATCTGAGTGGACTGATGGCGTTTTGCGAACGTCACCTCAACCCAGCGGGTGTGGCGATTTTTCCCAAGGGCGCAACTTGGAAAAAAGAGGTCAGTGAGGCGCAAAGAGATTGGCAATTTGAGGTGGATACGATTACTAGTATCACTGAACCCCAGGCCGTAATCCTTAAAATCAAGGGAATCGAGCGTGCACGATCTGTCCCGTCCTGATGGACCAAAAATCATTGCGGTTGCCAATCAAAAGGGCGGAGTTGGGAAGACTACAACAACAATCAATTTGGCCGCAGCTTTGGTCGAACGCGGTATGCGTGTTCTTGTCGTTGATCTTGATCCTCAGGGAAATGCGTCGACAGGGCTGGGTATCGAAAGATCTGATCGCACCCAAACCAGCTATGATCTTCTGGTTGATGACGCTGCACCCGAAGAAGTCATCCATAGTACCGACTTCGATGGTCTTTCGATAATTCCAGCAACCGTTGATCTAAGCTCGGCTGACATTGAACTGGTTTCCAATGAAAAAAGGAGTTTTTTGCTCCACGATGCCCTGCGTCAAACTGCGATGGACGCCTTTGGCTGGGACTATATTCTTGTTGATTGCCCGCCGTCTTTGAACCTGCTGACTGTCAATGCGATGGTAGCAGCACACTCTGTCCTGGTCCCGCTGCAAAGTGAATTCTTTGCTCTGGAAGGTTTGTCCCAATTGATGTTGACGATCCGCGAAGTGCGGCAAACTGCAAATCCTCAGCTGCGAATAGAGGGGATTGTTCTGACGATGTTTGATCGGCGAAACAACTTGTCGCAGCAAGTAGAGGCTGATGCCAGGGACAATTTGGGTGATCTAGTCTTCGAAACCAAGATCCCCAGAAACGTTCGGGTCAGCGAAGCGCCTTCTTACGCACTTCCAGTTTTGAGCTATGATCCGAACTCATTGGGTGCTCAAGCCTATCGTGAGTTGGCGGGGGAGCTCATGGTAAAAGACAATAAGATTTCCGCGTAAAGGGGAGAAGCAGAAATGGCTACAAACAAGGGAAAACCCCGGGGGTTGGGACGCGGGCTATCAGCGCTTATGGCTGATGTAACACCGGAGGAGGATATCAGCACAAGCACGCCGCGCCGGGCCGATATCACGGTTCCAATTGAAAAGCTGCAAGCAAACCCTGATCAGCCACGTCGCACATTCAAGCAGGACGACTTGGATGATTTGGCCGCATCAATCAAGGAAAAGGGCATTCTTCAGCCTTTGATTGTTCGGTCGCTTGAAGGCGGCAACTACGAGATTGTTGCGGGTGAGCGGCGGTGGCGTGCGGCACAGTTGGCGCAGCTCCATGATGTACCGGTTTTGGTGCGCGAGCTGGACGATACCGAAGTTCTGGAAATTGCAATTATCGAGAACATCCAGCGTGCTGACTTGAACGCCGTGGAAGAGGCGGCAGGATTTCGGCAGTTGATGGATCGCTTTGGTCATACTCAGGAAAAACTGGCTGAGGCTTTGGGTAAGAGCCGCAGCTATATTGCGAACCTTCTGCGTCTTTTGGCTTTGCCCGAAGATGTTCAGCAGATGGTTGTTGATGGATTGCTGTCTGCTGGTCACGCGCGTGCTCTGATTACCTCAGAGAATCCGTCCGAGTTGGCCAAGATTGTTATACGTGACGGTTTGTCTGTCCGTGCGACAGAAGCTTTGGTGAAACGTCAGCAGCAAAAGGATGCGCCTACAGCTGCCCCAAAAGCGCGTAGCTCAGGTTCGGAAAAGGATGCTGATACGCGTGCGCTGGAAAAAGACCTGTCCGCCATCTTGGCAATGAAGGTTGCGATCAATCACAAGGCCGGCACGGAAGCAGGGCAGGTGGTCTTGACGTATGAGAACCTGGATCAGCTCGACGATTTGTGCGCCAAACTTAGCCGCTAGGACGGGTCCAGATGAAAATCAGGACCGCGCCGAGTGTGACCGCCTGAATGATCAGGATGTGGGTTGCCAACCCAAATGCCAGTGACAAACCAAAGACAGCCGCAACTGACAGGGTTGCGGCTTTTTTCGCGGCCGGGCGAATGGCGCCGTTTGTGTTCCAGTCGATGATCATTGGGCCAAAGACTTGATGCGACAGCAGCCAATCATGAAGGCGCTCGGAAGATCGGGCAAAACAAAAGGCGGCTAGCAGAAGGAAGGGAACTGTTGGGAGCAGGGGAAGAACCACGCCAATCATGGCAAGCGCCACGCAAAGGCTCCCTAGAATAACCCAAACCACACGCATACTGTTAATCCACCAATAATTCCCGAATGACGGCGTTCAAAACAGCGCGTCCTTCTTTGGTTGCCTTTAGCGTAGAGCCCACATGTTCGATCATTCCAATATCTTTCAGATAGTCCAGACGATCTTGCGGAACAGGCGTTGAGGAGAGAGCCTGAAATCGATCCATATCTATTCCCTGAACCAATCTAAGCCCCATCATCAGGTATTCATTAGCCTGATCTTGTGTGCCTAGCGATGTTCTTACCGATTCACCGGTGGCATTGCTCACCTGATTGAGCCACATGGACGGGTTCAAATGTGATTCAGTTGCGAATTTTTCGCCATCTATCGTCAGACGCCCATGTGATCCCGGGCCAATGCCGACATAGTCGCCATACCGCCAGTAGACTTGGTTGTGCTGAGATTCTGCTCCGGGTTTGGCATGGTTTGAAATCTCATACGCCGGTAGTCCGGCAGCTTCGCAGATCTCTTGCGTGGCCATATACATGTCGGCCGAGGTGTCGTCTTCGGGCAGGCCGCGCAGTTTCCCAACGGCATATCGATCGCCAAAGGCTGTGCCTTGTTCGATCGTAAGCTGATAAAGTGACAGGTGATCTATGGCCATGGACAGCGCCTGTTTCAATTCGGCCTGCCAGTCCGCCAGGGTTTGATGCTGGCGGGCATAGATCAGATCAAAACTGACCCGATCAAAGCAATTTCGGGCGACGTCAAAGGCCTTTTGCGCCTCGGCCACCGTATGGATACGACCCAGACGTCGTAGGTCCTCGTTGTTCAGCGCCTGAATACCCATCGAGACCCGGTTGACGCCAGCATCACGATAGCCGGCAAAGCGGCCGGCCTCGACCGACCCCGGATTGGCCTCGAGCGTGATTTCCATGTCGTTTGCGGCATGCCAATGTCCACGCGCGGCCTGTATGACGGCGTCAACTGTTTCAGGGGCCATCAAAGATGGGGTGCCGCCGCCAAAGAAGACTGTATTCAGAACCCGCCCCGGCGTTTGAGCAGCGTAGCGCTCGAGCTCCAGCAGATAGGCGTCAACCCAGGCGGATTGGTCTATTTTCCGGCTGACGTGGCTGTTGAAGTCGCAATAGGGGCATTTGGCCTCGCAAAACGGCCAGTGGACATACAGGCCAAAGCCCCCGTTTTGCCAATCATCCGCCAAAACAGCCCTTTACGAACTTTTGCACCGCAAGCGCGCGGTGGCTGATCTTGTTCTTTTCCCAGCGATCCATCTCGGCAAAGGTGATGTCATGTCCTTCGGGGACAAACATCGGGTCATACCCAAAACCCTGATCGCCGCGCATGGGCCAGGTCAGGTGACCGGGTGCGACGCCTTCGAACACCTCGTCATGCCCGTCAGGCCAAGCCACCACCAGCGTGCTGCGAAATTGGGCAAGACGGGGATGGGCGGCGTTGATCGCCTCAAGCTCGTTGTGCGCACGGGTCATGGCCATGACAAAGTCGCGGCCATTGCCGGTTTCAGCCCAATCGGCGGTATAGACACCGGGGGCCCCGTTCAAAGCATCGATGGTGATTCCGCTGTCATCCGAAAGACAAGGCAGGCCGGTGGCCTTGGCCGCGGCGTGCGCTTTGATCCGGGCGTTGCCGACAAAGGTGTCTTCGGTCTCTTCCGGTTCGGGCAGATCCATCTCGGCGGCGCCCACAACCTTGACCCCAAAGGGCGTGAGGAGATGTTCCATCTCCTCCAACTTGCCCTTGTTGTGGGTGGCAAAAACCAGCGTATCGCCATCGAATGCACGGGTCATGCGGTGGCGGCCTTTTGCATCGCGGCCAGTTCACCTACACCTTTTTCAGCCAGATCCATCAGCTGATCCATTTGCGCGCGGCTGAACACTGAACCCTCGGCGCTCATCTGCACTTCGATCAGCTTGCCCGAACCGGTCATGATAAAGTTGCCGTCAACGCCGGCTTCAGAGTCTTCGGGGTAGTCCAGATCCAGCACCGGCTGGCCGGCGTAGATGCCGCAGGACACGGCGGCGACCGGATCAACCAACGGATCGGAAATCACGTCGCCGGCTTTCATCAGCTTGTTGACCGCCAAACGCAGCGCAACCCAGCCGCCAGTGATCGACGCACAGCGGGTGCCGCCGTCGGCCTGGATCACGTCAC is a window from the Falsiruegeria litorea R37 genome containing:
- the rsmG gene encoding 16S rRNA (guanine(527)-N(7))-methyltransferase RsmG, coding for MKKDAFERATGLNVSRETFKRLETYVALVKKWNPAINVVSRKSLDDIWPRHIVDSVQLFTCIETSKSWLDLGSGGGFPGAVISILANEFSADTSVTLVESDQRKSAFLRNVSRETSSDFRVISKRIEQVEPQHADVISARALTNLSGLMAFCERHLNPAGVAIFPKGATWKKEVSEAQRDWQFEVDTITSITEPQAVILKIKGIERARSVPS
- a CDS encoding ParA family protein; its protein translation is MHDLSRPDGPKIIAVANQKGGVGKTTTTINLAAALVERGMRVLVVDLDPQGNASTGLGIERSDRTQTSYDLLVDDAAPEEVIHSTDFDGLSIIPATVDLSSADIELVSNEKRSFLLHDALRQTAMDAFGWDYILVDCPPSLNLLTVNAMVAAHSVLVPLQSEFFALEGLSQLMLTIREVRQTANPQLRIEGIVLTMFDRRNNLSQQVEADARDNLGDLVFETKIPRNVRVSEAPSYALPVLSYDPNSLGAQAYRELAGELMVKDNKISA
- a CDS encoding ParB/RepB/Spo0J family partition protein encodes the protein MATNKGKPRGLGRGLSALMADVTPEEDISTSTPRRADITVPIEKLQANPDQPRRTFKQDDLDDLAASIKEKGILQPLIVRSLEGGNYEIVAGERRWRAAQLAQLHDVPVLVRELDDTEVLEIAIIENIQRADLNAVEEAAGFRQLMDRFGHTQEKLAEALGKSRSYIANLLRLLALPEDVQQMVVDGLLSAGHARALITSENPSELAKIVIRDGLSVRATEALVKRQQQKDAPTAAPKARSSGSEKDADTRALEKDLSAILAMKVAINHKAGTEAGQVVLTYENLDQLDDLCAKLSR
- a CDS encoding YbaN family protein, with protein sequence MRVVWVILGSLCVALAMIGVVLPLLPTVPFLLLAAFCFARSSERLHDWLLSHQVFGPMIIDWNTNGAIRPAAKKAATLSVAAVFGLSLAFGLATHILIIQAVTLGAVLIFIWTRPSG
- the hemW gene encoding radical SAM family heme chaperone HemW, with the protein product MADDWQNGGFGLYVHWPFCEAKCPYCDFNSHVSRKIDQSAWVDAYLLELERYAAQTPGRVLNTVFFGGGTPSLMAPETVDAVIQAARGHWHAANDMEITLEANPGSVEAGRFAGYRDAGVNRVSMGIQALNNEDLRRLGRIHTVAEAQKAFDVARNCFDRVSFDLIYARQHQTLADWQAELKQALSMAIDHLSLYQLTIEQGTAFGDRYAVGKLRGLPEDDTSADMYMATQEICEAAGLPAYEISNHAKPGAESQHNQVYWRYGDYVGIGPGSHGRLTIDGEKFATESHLNPSMWLNQVSNATGESVRTSLGTQDQANEYLMMGLRLVQGIDMDRFQALSSTPVPQDRLDYLKDIGMIEHVGSTLKATKEGRAVLNAVIRELLVD
- the rdgB gene encoding RdgB/HAM1 family non-canonical purine NTP pyrophosphatase; protein product: MTRAFDGDTLVFATHNKGKLEEMEHLLTPFGVKVVGAAEMDLPEPEETEDTFVGNARIKAHAAAKATGLPCLSDDSGITIDALNGAPGVYTADWAETGNGRDFVMAMTRAHNELEAINAAHPRLAQFRSTLVVAWPDGHDEVFEGVAPGHLTWPMRGDQGFGYDPMFVPEGHDITFAEMDRWEKNKISHRALAVQKFVKGCFGG
- the rph gene encoding ribonuclease PH, which encodes MRPSGRDLNQMRAVSIETGFTKHAEGSCLIKMGDTHVLCTATIEDRVPPFIKGSGLGWVTAEYGMLPRATNTRMRREAASGKQGGRTVEIQRLIGRALRAGVDRVALGERQITVDCDVIQADGGTRCASITGGWVALRLAVNKLMKAGDVISDPLVDPVAAVSCGIYAGQPVLDLDYPEDSEAGVDGNFIMTGSGKLIEVQMSAEGSVFSRAQMDQLMDLAEKGVGELAAMQKAATA